From Chryseobacterium sp. IHB B 17019, one genomic window encodes:
- a CDS encoding T9SS type A sorting domain-containing protein, with product MKKVLFSGLLLSSLNLFSQYGALDASFGTGGKVITSVGSGSDKAYSVALQPDGKILVAGMTVNALTGQDFVCLRYNTNGTLDTTFGTNGIFTNDFQTGSDDVVYSLALQADGKIVLAGYSDDGSNKNAAILRLTADGTIDTTFGTGGKILTEFITGKADEIKVVKIHPLTGAIIVGGTSATSTTQSQAVIAKYTNTGALDTTFNTTGINALTHNTGNGTYYYVVEDLAVKPNGKISAVGWINQQGLQWSSNHMAYRLNSNGTLDTSFSTDGVITVNGGFNADDKSFSMILNADDSFLFSGGGNLTSTKYDYFLGSYNAAGTSAIGRAFFDYGTLINDIAYGMGVDSTGKIVMAGSSATSTTSSSFGISRVNANYSVDNSFGTAGKVTTTFGSNTANEAFDMVIQPDDRIIAVGYSGNDIAIARYTGGFLATNEASTLAGSGKIYPNPVKTIINISPEFTKEDNSFTIYSIEGKLLLKGNAQDGQINVESLLKGTYLIKLGNQQAIKFIKD from the coding sequence ATGAAAAAAGTTTTATTCTCGGGATTACTATTAAGTAGTCTAAATTTATTTTCTCAATATGGAGCTTTGGATGCTTCTTTTGGAACAGGAGGAAAAGTGATCACTTCTGTTGGTTCAGGCTCTGATAAAGCCTATTCGGTTGCACTACAACCAGACGGTAAAATATTAGTTGCAGGAATGACCGTGAACGCACTGACAGGTCAAGACTTTGTGTGTCTCAGATATAATACCAATGGTACATTAGACACAACTTTTGGAACTAATGGTATTTTCACCAATGATTTTCAAACGGGTAGTGATGATGTTGTATATTCATTAGCTCTTCAGGCTGACGGTAAAATTGTCCTGGCGGGATATTCTGACGACGGAAGTAATAAAAATGCGGCAATATTAAGGTTAACAGCCGATGGGACTATTGATACAACCTTCGGAACAGGAGGTAAGATATTAACCGAATTTATTACCGGTAAAGCCGATGAAATAAAAGTTGTAAAAATACATCCTCTAACCGGAGCTATTATTGTAGGTGGTACTTCAGCTACATCAACAACGCAATCTCAGGCTGTTATAGCAAAGTATACAAATACAGGAGCATTAGACACTACTTTTAATACTACCGGAATAAACGCTTTGACTCATAATACCGGAAACGGAACATATTATTATGTTGTTGAAGATCTAGCGGTAAAACCTAATGGTAAAATTTCAGCTGTGGGCTGGATCAACCAACAAGGATTACAATGGAGTTCCAATCACATGGCATACCGTTTAAACAGTAATGGTACTTTAGATACTTCCTTTTCAACAGATGGAGTGATTACCGTAAATGGAGGTTTTAATGCTGATGATAAATCTTTCTCTATGATTTTAAATGCTGATGACAGCTTTTTATTTAGCGGTGGTGGGAACTTAACATCTACTAAATATGATTATTTCCTAGGTTCATATAATGCAGCTGGTACTTCAGCAATTGGTAGGGCATTTTTTGATTATGGTACTCTGATCAATGATATAGCCTATGGTATGGGAGTCGACAGTACTGGCAAAATTGTGATGGCAGGATCAAGTGCTACTTCTACAACAAGCTCGTCATTCGGTATCTCAAGGGTAAATGCTAATTATTCAGTTGACAACTCCTTTGGCACAGCAGGAAAAGTAACTACAACTTTCGGATCAAATACAGCAAATGAAGCATTTGATATGGTCATTCAGCCAGATGATAGAATTATTGCCGTAGGATATAGTGGAAATGATATTGCTATTGCAAGATATACCGGAGGATTTTTAGCAACAAATGAAGCTAGTACCTTAGCGGGAAGTGGTAAGATTTATCCAAATCCGGTTAAAACAATTATAAATATTTCACCGGAGTTTACAAAGGAAGATAATAGCTTTACGATTTATAGTATTGAAGGTAAACTTTTATTAAAAGGTAATGCCCAAGACGGCCAAATTAATGTTGAATCTCTACTAAAAGGAACATACCTTATTAAACTGGGAAATCAACAGGCAATAAAGTTTATAAAAGATTAA